The genomic DNA CCTATCCATTCCACACCATTTCCTATGATTTCATCACAGGACTTCCCAAGTCGAATGGTCACGACGCAATCTtggtagtcattgactccttttctaaatttgggcattttattccaactaccaagaaaatcacgTCCAAGGGCCTAGCGGAATTATTCATCTCACAGGtgtggaaactccacggATTGCCAGTCAGAACAATTTCAGACAGAGGGACTACGTTCACAGGAAAGTTCCTAAAGGCACtctaccaacgccttggagTGAAACCGTCCTTCTCATCAGCCTATCACCCGGAGtcagacggacaaacagagagGGTAAACCAGTTCATCGAGTTTTACCTGAGATCATACGTTGCGGCAGACCACTTGGATTGGGCTTCCTGGTTACCATTAGCGGAGtatgcctacaacaacgcaaagCACTCTGCCACgggaaaaaccccctttgaattggtttaCGGACGAAACCCTGTCATGAACCCGTCCAACATTCCAGCAAATGTGCCAGAAGCCAATCATGTAGCAGACACCCTtgcacaagaatggaaagaagcggaGTCAGCTCTGAGAATGAGTAAGGAAAGGATGGTTGGAAACAAGGGAGTGATACCGGAATACTCAATTGGAGATAAAGTCTggttagatggaaaaaacgtggagctcaggacaaactccaacaaactggaccccAAGAGACTAGGACCGTTTGAGATCacagaaaaaatctccagccatgcGTACCGCCTAAAGCTCCCGGAAACCCTGAAAATTCACGATGTGTTCTACGTAGGATTACTGTCCAAGGCACACGAATCCCCTAGCCAACCTTTTCCTgaaagaccccctcctgaaacaatagaaggggaagaggagtacgaagttgaacaaatcatcAACTCCAAACAGCAAcaaggaaaatggttttacttgATCAAGTGGAAGGGGTACggtccagaagacaactcatgggaaccggaagaactgctgaaacacagccaggaagagatcaagcgcttcaaccaagctagactcagaaaggcttgtgacaccgccaagagcctttaaggggggggcaatgttataacctccttgaatataccattagaatcgcacgatttttctattatttttagtattttttacgaacttcatatcttttgttttcaatcacgtgacctcggcgcttattatgccgagatgccgcaccgagatgccgtgccaagggcgcttaggagaaatccacgcttctgcgcagcccgcagcatgcttcccatttgtcttctatacttctttctctcacgcgcacagaccatgtagatagtgtgcttttgtctatatatacagcagggaaatcgcttggagataccaagtcgattttacctcgtctcatcttcattgaggaggattcatcagccagctaagtagccggcccccagtagttctcagacgctcaccacccctttaactcatcacacctccaggcctaaggccccatcaCACTTAGTAGTATTAGTAGTCCGCCGtaagcggaagtagtatagccttattaAGTAGATTACaacttgcttgtagtagtacggccttaagcgcctgaccccactagcgtgtgcccaccttataGTGGTGCACGACAATCAGACTACGTAGACACGCCCCCAGAGccagaagtcatgttaccagcagaagtctttgccaatacctctgaggaagaaatCGAAATTGTCACAGAGATTCGCTCCAGACTCAGGGAGGACCCATCCttggaacccatcatccagtttctAACAGAGGACGcagacaatgcacctccctccattcggaaagcttacagagactacgactgggaggaagacctgcTATGGTATCAAGGGAAACTCGTGGTTCCAGACTCAGAGATCCTGAAGGAACAattactcagggaattccatgactcccccctAGCCGGCCACCCGGGCCAACAGAGAACCCTTGAACTTCTaagccgcaactactggtggccaggcatgaagtcatccgccaaagagtgggtagaatgttgtccCACCTGCCAGGCTAACCGTTGAGCCCACGCcccggtcattgcccttaaacCTCTGGAGGTTCCCCCCTAcccgttccacaccatctcctatgacttcatcacaggttTCCCAAAATCTAATGGTCACAACGCAATCTTGGTAGTCATcgactccttttccaaatttgggcatttTATCCCAACCACCAAGAAGGTTACGTCAAAGGGTCTAGCGGAATTGTTCGTCTCtcatgtgtggaaactaCATGGACTACCAGTCAAGACAATATCAGACAGAGGAACTACATTCACAGGGAAGTTCTTAAGGGCACtctaccaacgccttggtgTAAGACCATCcttctcatcagcctaccacccggagtcagacggtcaaacagaaagggtgaaccagttcattgagttctacctgagGTCATACGTTGCGGCAGATCACTTGGACTGGGCTTCCTGGTTGCCACTAGCAGAATACGCATATAACAACGCTAAGCACTCCGCCACCGGGAAAACCCCATTTGAATTGGTATACGGGAGGAATCCAGTAATGAATCCGTCTAATGTCCCTGcaaacgtaccagaagccGATCACGTGGCTGACACCTTggcacaagaatggaaagaagcggaaTCCACCCTGagaatgacaaaggaaaaaTGGCAGGGACCAAAGGAGTGATCCCGGAATATTCTATCggagaaaaagtctggctagacgccaagaacgtGGAGATACgttccaactccaacaaattggACCCCAAACGCCTAGGACCCTTCAAGATCaccgagaaaatctccagccatgcataccgcctggaactccctgaaaccatgaaaatccatgacgtatCTTATGTAGGATTACTGTCCAAAGTCCACGaatccccaagccaaccactCCCAGAacgaccccctcctgaaacaatagaaggggaagaagagtatgaagttgaacaaatcattgactctaaaCAACAaaaagggaaatggttttatttgataaaatggaaaggatacggtccggaagacaattcatgggaaccggaagaactactggaacacagtcaggaagagatcaagcgcttcaaccaagctagactcagaaaggctcgtgacgccgccaagagcctttaaggggggggcaatgttacaaacCCTAagatataccattggattcgcctcttttttctaatatttttactattttttacggactcgatatctgttgtttttcagtcacgtgacctcggcgcttattatgccgagatgccgcgccaagatgccgtgccaagggcgcttaggagaaatccacgcttctgcgcagcccaaagcacacttctcatttgttatatgtacttcttttcacacgcgcacagaccatgtaaatagtgcgcctccgtctatatatacagtagggaaatcgcttggaac from Rhizoctonia solani chromosome 16, complete sequence includes the following:
- a CDS encoding Retrotransposable element Tf2 protein, which translates into the protein MLPAEVFANTSEEEIEIVTEIRSRLREDPSLEPIIQFLTEDADNAPPSIRKAYRDYDWEEDLLWYQGKLVVPDSEILKEQLLREFHDSPLAGHPGQQRTLELLSRNYWWPGMKSSAKEWVESHAPVIALKPLEVPPYPFHTISYDFITGFPKSNGHNAILVVIDSFSKFGHFIPTTKKVTSKGLAELFVSHVWKLHGLPVKTISDRGTTFTGKFLRALYQRLGVRPSFSSAYHPESDGQTERVNQFIEFYLRSYVAADHLDWASWLPLAEYAYNNAKHSATGKTPFELVYGRNPVMNPMERSGIHPENDKGKMAGTKGVIPEYSIGEKVWLDAKNVEIRSNSNKLDPKRLGPFKITEKISSHAYRLELPETMKIHDVSYVGLLSKVHESPSQPLPERPPPETIEGEEEYEVEQIIDSKQQKGKWFYLIKWKGYGPEDNSWEPEELLEHSQEEIKRFNQARLRKARDAAKSL
- a CDS encoding Retrotransposable element Tf2 protein, producing MSKSFSGAKANYDTHNKELLAIIKALEEWRIFLEAMDRPVQVFTDHRNLEYWMQARTFNRRHARWRIFLSDFNFEIHYRPGKQSGKPDALSRRSDYIDSPQEPEVMLPSEVFANTSEAELKIVTEIQDKLKEDPSLEPIIQFLMEDADNAPPSIRKAYWDYDWEEDLLWYQGKLVVPDSETLKERLLREFHDSPLAGHPGQQRTLELLSRNYWWPGMKSSAKEWVECCPTCQANCQAHAPVIALKPLEVPPYPFHTISYDFITGLPKSNGHDAILVVIDSFSKFGHFIPTTKKITSKGLAELFISQVWKLHGLPVRTISDRGTTFTGKFLKALYQRLGVKPSFSSAYHPESDGQTERVNQFIEFYLRSYVAADHLDWASWLPLAEYAYNNAKHSATGKTPFELVYGRNPVMNPSNIPANVPEANHVADTLAQEWKEAESALRMSKERMVGNKGVIPEYSIGDKVWLDGKNVELRTNSNKLDPKRLGPFEITEKISSHAYRLKLPETLKIHDVFYVGLLSKAHESPSQPFPERPPPETIEGEEEYEVEQIINSKQQQGKWFYLIKWKGYGPEDNSWEPEELLKHSQEEIKRFNQARLRKACDTAKSL